The following are from one region of the Salvia splendens isolate huo1 chromosome 2, SspV2, whole genome shotgun sequence genome:
- the LOC121760633 gene encoding protein IQ-DOMAIN 19-like, with protein MGKTGRWLRNILTTKKEKVKEREIDQISGTDHRPSSPISTATPKEKRRWSFRRSSASAPPKHHDPTPIENEPALPTDHKAEEEAAAATKIQAVFRSYLARKALNALRGLVKLQALVRGHLVRKQATATLRCMQALVAVQTRARAQRLKMAAQDSQFLDQTNYTRRKSTHENMFRNSNYQDFGLEENVKIVEMDQGDYKPATRARNSYSNHTQTAWSKQDHHESDITSSLGTAESSPLHCYSAVLAKAEEARLPFLYPRSEYAESLYNDCPNYMANTKSSRAKVRSHSAPRQRPPEGAPVLESRRRPSIEGRNVPRAVRMQRSSSHVAHYPWSVKLDRSSVSLKDSECGSSSTVLTNTNYCRSLVGFEVHGGRY; from the exons ATGGGGAAAACAGGAAGATGGCTAAGAAACATCTTGACTACCAAGAAAGAAAAggtaaaagagagagaaatcgaCCAAATCTCAGGCACCGACCACCGCCCCTCATCTCCCATCTCCACCGCCACCCCTAAAGAGAAGCGCCGTTGGAGCTTCCGCCGCTCCTCCGCCTCCGCTCCGCCCAAGCACCACGATCCCACCCCCATCGAAAACGAACCCGCATTGCCCACCGATCACAAGGCCGAGGAAGAGGCCGCTGCCGCGACCAAGATCCAAGCTGTTTTTCGCAGCTATTTG GCGAGAAAAGCTTTGAATGCGTTGAGAGGATTGGTGAAGCTGCAGGCGTTGGTGAGGGGGCATTTGGTGAGGAAGCAAGCGACTGCGACGCTGCGGTGTATGCAGGCGCTGGTGGCCGTGCAGACCAGAGCCAGAGCCCAGAGGTTGAAGATGGCTGCTCAAGATTCCCAATTTCTTGATCAAACCAACTATACTCGCAGAAAATCTACCCATGAAAATATGTTTAGGAATTCCAATTATCAA GATTTCGGGCTGGAAGAGAATGTGAAGATCGTGGAGATGGATCAAGGCGACTACAAGCCCGCGACAAGAGCCCGAAACAGCTACTCAAACCACACGCAAACGGCGTGGAGCAAGCAAGATCATCACGAGTCAGACATAACAAGCTCGCTGGGGACGGCAGAGAGCAGCCCCCTGCACTGCTACTCGGCCGTCCTAGCCAAGGCCGAGGAGGCCCGCCTCCCGTTCTTATACCCGAGGTCAGAGTACGCAGAGTCCCTCTACAACGACTGCCCCAACTACATGGCCAACACGAAGTCGTCCAGGGCTAAAGTCCGGTCCCACAGCGCCCCCAGGCAGAGGCCCCCTGAGGGGGCCCCTGTGCTGGAGAGCAggcggcgcccctccatagaggGACGCAACGTGCCTAGGGCGGTCAGGATGCAGAGGTCGTCGTCGCACGTGGCTCACTATCCTTGGTCTGTGAAGCTTGATAGATCATCAGTTTCACTCAAGGATAGTGAGTGTGGATCATCCAGCACTGTGCTTACTAATACCAACTATTGTAGATCCTTGGTTGGATTTGAG GTGCATGGAGGTAGGTATTGA
- the LOC121759541 gene encoding protein SLOW GREEN 1, chloroplastic-like, whose product MNSTLSASAPLSPSPLSAQSPAATTPILLPASVLSSHKKNFSIKASFSSSTNPSPPNQPISFIPHLKAAACAVVIAAATFSNFHSPARAELPKPSETLTATVGREDIQREEDDIAANSPLTQLLESSSEAINALKKLLQEKLDGGEDGESLSILRKLSAAQPENQEWRFMIARLLSEIGRIEEAREAFEEILSLNPLSFEALFENALLMDRSGEREEVMRRLQKALGVAESEMKAKEARDVRLIMAQMQFLHKDVEEALRSYDELAMEDPSDFRPYFCKGMIYSLLDKNDEAKQQFAKYKELSPKKFEVEGYLRSPLSRMKLFGTDEAN is encoded by the coding sequence ATGAACTCCACTCTCTCAGCCTCCGCTCCTCTTTCTCCGTCGCCTCTCTCCGCCCAGAGCCCCGCCGCGACCACCCCCATTCTCCTCCCCGCCTCCGTCTTATCCTCACACAAGAAGAATTTCTCTATCAAagcctccttctcctcctcaaccaacccCTCTCCGCCCAATCAGCCAATCTCCTTCATTCCCCATCTAAAGGCCGCCGCCTGCGCTGTCGTAATCGCCGCCGCGACATTCTCGAATTTCCACTCCCCAGCCAGGGCGGAGCTTCCGAAGCCATCCGAAACCCTAACTGCAACCGTAGGCCGCGAAGACATCCAACGGGAAGAAGACGACATCGCCGCGAATTCGCCCCTGACGCAGCTCCTAGAATCCAGCTCGGAAGCGATCAACGCGCTGAAGAAGCTGCTGCAGGAGAAGCTCGATGGCGGCGAGGACGGCGAGAGCCTCTCTATCCTACGGAAGCTCTCCGCCGCGCAGCCGGAAAATCAGGAGTGGAGGTTCATGATCGCGAGGCTCCTGAGCGAGATCGGTAGAATCGAAGAGGCGCGCGAGGCGTTCGAGGAGATTCTATCGCTAAATCCGCTCAGTTTCGAGGCGCTGTTTGAAAACGCATTGCTGATGGATCGATCAGGGGAGAGGGAGGAGGTGATGCGGCGGCTGCAGAAGGCGCTAGGGGTGGCGGAGAGCGAGATGAAGGCGAAGGAGGCGAGAGACGTGAGGCTGATCATGGCGCAGATGCAGTTCCTTCACAAGGATGTGGAGGAGGCGCTGCGGAGCTACGATGAGCTGGCGATGGAGGATCCCTCCGATTTCCGCCCCTATTTCTGCAAAGGTATGATTTACAGCTTGTTGGATAAGAACGACGAGGCAAAGCAGCAATTCGCTAAGTATAAAGAGCTTTCCCCCAAAAAATTTGAAGTGGAAGGCTATCTCCGGTCGCCATTGTCGAGAATGAAGCTTTTTGGTACGGATGAGGCGAATTAA
- the LOC121784132 gene encoding VAN3-binding protein-like isoform X2: MERAKLKPIYRPSATPPSDPMEFLSRSWSVSAFEISKAFTKTNPDHRRLPAPDIIYEDVSAQLQEPAVSGNPFSFASSETSQLVMDRIMSQSEVSPRTSGRLSHSSGPLNGGQSCGGSLTDSPPVSPSEIEDLKACMHQYSRANIPVSSKYKSSSTAAVSGGGKTVGRWLKDRREKKKEEARAHNAQLHAAISVAGVASAIAAIAAATAASSGAGKDENMAKTDMAVASAATLVAAQCVEAAEAMGAERDHLASVVSSAVNVRSAGDIMTLTAAAATALRGAATLKARTLKDVWNVAAVAPLDKGAGVVSGVSGGSIGSSSGEFIPEENFLEICSRELLARGCELLKRTRKGDLHWKLVSVYINRMGQVMLKMKSKHVAGTVTKKKKNVVLDVLKDIPAWSGRHLLEGGPERRYFALKTVGRGVVEFECKNQREYDVWTHGVSKLLAIAAERNNKHRV; encoded by the exons ATGGAGAGGGCGAAACTGAAGCCCATCTACAGACCCTCTGCAACTCCTCCCTCCGATCCTATGGAGTTCCTCTCCCGCTCTTGGAGCGTCTCCGCCTTCGAAATCTCCAAAGCCTTCACCAAGACCAACCCCGATCACCGCCGCCTCCCCGCCCCCGACATCATCTACGAAGACGTCTCAGCCCAGCTCCAAGAACCCGCAGTTTCCGGCAACCCCTTTTCCTTCGCTTCTTCAGAAACCTCCCAGCTCGTCATGGACCGCATTATGTCTCAATCG GAGGTATCACCACGCACTTCTGGAAGGCTGTCTCACAGCAGTGGCCCCCTCAATGGCGGACAGAGCTGTGGTGGCTCTCTCACTGACAGTCCACCGGTCTCCCCCTCTGAGATAGAAGATCTCAAG GCTTGTATGCATCAATACAGTCGAGCAAATATTCCGGTGAGTAGCAAGTACAAGAGCAGCAGCACCGCGGCGGTGAGTGGCGGAGGGAAAACTGTTGGGAGGTGGTTGAAGGATCGgagggagaagaagaaagaggaggCGAGGGCGCACAATGCACAGCTCCACGCGGCCATCTCAGTCGCTGGGGTGGCGTCTGCTATTGCTGCCATCGCAGCTGCCACAGCTGCGTCGTCTGGGGCAGGGAAGGACGAGAACATGGCCAAGACGGACATGGCTGTGGCCTCTGCTGCCACGCTGGTTGCTGCGCAATGTGTTGAGGCAGCTGAGGCTATGGGGGCTGAGCGCGACCATCTGGCCTCTGTTGTGAGCTCTGCTGTCAATGTTCGATCAGCCGGTGATATCATGACCCTTACAGCTGCTGCTGCCACTG CTCTACGTGGGGCTGCCACTCTGAAGGCGAGGACGTTGAAGGATGTGTGGAACGTTGCAGCAGTGGCGCCTCTGGACAAGGGGGCGGGGGTCGTTAGTGGTGTCAGTGGGGGGAGCATTGGCAGTTCCAGCGGCGAATTCATCCCCGAAGAAAACTTCCTCGAGATATGCAGCAGAGAGCTGCTTGCAAGAGGCTGCGAGCTTTTGAAAAGAACTCGAAAGG GCGATCTTCACTGGAAACTAGTGTCAGTTTATATCAACAGAATGGGGCAG GTGATGCTGAAGATGAAGAGTAAGCATGTAGCTGGGACAGTcaccaaaaagaaaaaga ATGTGGTGTTGGATGTGCTCAAGGATATTCCTGCGTGGTCCGGGCGCCACCTTCTCGAGGGGGGACCAGAGCGGAGGTACTTCGCATTGAAGACCGTCGGGCGAGGCGTCGTCGAGTTCGAGTGCAAGAATCAAAGAGAGTATGATGTGTGGACCCATGGAGTGTCTAAACTGCTTGCCATTGCTGCTGAGAGGAACAATAAACATAGGGTTTGA
- the LOC121759545 gene encoding delta and Notch-like epidermal growth factor-related receptor isoform X2 — protein MATVESAVFLAITLALGSACASASANFTFPFISSFGDEACKTNICGKGSCVPSNNSAFGFECQCQKGWKQSRPENDQFFKFLPCIVPDCNISFNCDKPPAPAPNLKNANQSVFDPCSWTDCGAGSCNNTSMFTHSCTCEGGYYNLFNSSSFPCYKECAMGGDCPNLGINLGNSSNPTPTGQGSSSVVGDSSSHASSLITFSWLITIVATLAPFLWNYT, from the exons ATGGCTACTGTTGAGTCCGCTGTTTTTCTTGCTATTACACTGGCTCTGGgatctgcctgcgcctccgcctccgccaaCTTCACCTTCCCATTTATCTCCTCATTCG GTGATGAAGCTTGCAAAACAAATATTTGTGGAAAGGGAAGCTGCGTGCCTTCGAATAATAGTGCTTTCGGATTCGAGTGTCAATGCCAAAAAGGCTGGAAGCAGTCTCGCCCTGAGAATGATCAGTTCTTCAAGTTCCTGCCTTGCATCGTTCCCGACT GTAATATCAGTTTCAACTGTGATAAACCTCCTGCTCCTGCACCCAATCTCAAGAATGCAAACCAATCAGTCTTTGATC CCTGCTCGTGGACTGATTGCGGAGCGGGCTCGTGCAACAACACCTCCATGTTCACACACTCGTGTACGTGCGAGGGGGGCTACTACAACTTGTTCAATTCCTCTTCCTTCCCGTGCTACAAAGAAT GCGCAATGGGAGGGGACTGCCCGAATCTGGGAATCAACCTGGGGAACTCATCAAACCCGACCCCCACGGGGCAGGGAAGCTCCAGTGTCGTTGGTGACAGTTCAAGCCACG CATCAAGCTTGATCACCTTCAGTTGGCTGATTACCATAGTTGCAACATTGGCTCCATTTCTGTGGAACTACACTTGA
- the LOC121784132 gene encoding VAN3-binding protein-like isoform X1, whose product MERAKLKPIYRPSATPPSDPMEFLSRSWSVSAFEISKAFTKTNPDHRRLPAPDIIYEDVSAQLQEPAVSGNPFSFASSETSQLVMDRIMSQSQEVSPRTSGRLSHSSGPLNGGQSCGGSLTDSPPVSPSEIEDLKACMHQYSRANIPVSSKYKSSSTAAVSGGGKTVGRWLKDRREKKKEEARAHNAQLHAAISVAGVASAIAAIAAATAASSGAGKDENMAKTDMAVASAATLVAAQCVEAAEAMGAERDHLASVVSSAVNVRSAGDIMTLTAAAATALRGAATLKARTLKDVWNVAAVAPLDKGAGVVSGVSGGSIGSSSGEFIPEENFLEICSRELLARGCELLKRTRKGDLHWKLVSVYINRMGQVMLKMKSKHVAGTVTKKKKNVVLDVLKDIPAWSGRHLLEGGPERRYFALKTVGRGVVEFECKNQREYDVWTHGVSKLLAIAAERNNKHRV is encoded by the exons ATGGAGAGGGCGAAACTGAAGCCCATCTACAGACCCTCTGCAACTCCTCCCTCCGATCCTATGGAGTTCCTCTCCCGCTCTTGGAGCGTCTCCGCCTTCGAAATCTCCAAAGCCTTCACCAAGACCAACCCCGATCACCGCCGCCTCCCCGCCCCCGACATCATCTACGAAGACGTCTCAGCCCAGCTCCAAGAACCCGCAGTTTCCGGCAACCCCTTTTCCTTCGCTTCTTCAGAAACCTCCCAGCTCGTCATGGACCGCATTATGTCTCAATCG CAGGAGGTATCACCACGCACTTCTGGAAGGCTGTCTCACAGCAGTGGCCCCCTCAATGGCGGACAGAGCTGTGGTGGCTCTCTCACTGACAGTCCACCGGTCTCCCCCTCTGAGATAGAAGATCTCAAG GCTTGTATGCATCAATACAGTCGAGCAAATATTCCGGTGAGTAGCAAGTACAAGAGCAGCAGCACCGCGGCGGTGAGTGGCGGAGGGAAAACTGTTGGGAGGTGGTTGAAGGATCGgagggagaagaagaaagaggaggCGAGGGCGCACAATGCACAGCTCCACGCGGCCATCTCAGTCGCTGGGGTGGCGTCTGCTATTGCTGCCATCGCAGCTGCCACAGCTGCGTCGTCTGGGGCAGGGAAGGACGAGAACATGGCCAAGACGGACATGGCTGTGGCCTCTGCTGCCACGCTGGTTGCTGCGCAATGTGTTGAGGCAGCTGAGGCTATGGGGGCTGAGCGCGACCATCTGGCCTCTGTTGTGAGCTCTGCTGTCAATGTTCGATCAGCCGGTGATATCATGACCCTTACAGCTGCTGCTGCCACTG CTCTACGTGGGGCTGCCACTCTGAAGGCGAGGACGTTGAAGGATGTGTGGAACGTTGCAGCAGTGGCGCCTCTGGACAAGGGGGCGGGGGTCGTTAGTGGTGTCAGTGGGGGGAGCATTGGCAGTTCCAGCGGCGAATTCATCCCCGAAGAAAACTTCCTCGAGATATGCAGCAGAGAGCTGCTTGCAAGAGGCTGCGAGCTTTTGAAAAGAACTCGAAAGG GCGATCTTCACTGGAAACTAGTGTCAGTTTATATCAACAGAATGGGGCAG GTGATGCTGAAGATGAAGAGTAAGCATGTAGCTGGGACAGTcaccaaaaagaaaaaga ATGTGGTGTTGGATGTGCTCAAGGATATTCCTGCGTGGTCCGGGCGCCACCTTCTCGAGGGGGGACCAGAGCGGAGGTACTTCGCATTGAAGACCGTCGGGCGAGGCGTCGTCGAGTTCGAGTGCAAGAATCAAAGAGAGTATGATGTGTGGACCCATGGAGTGTCTAAACTGCTTGCCATTGCTGCTGAGAGGAACAATAAACATAGGGTTTGA
- the LOC121759620 gene encoding uncharacterized protein LOC121759620: protein MKIIEASAGALTNFELLELLRSRGAGKDASRVIATVSQSEFKVFDYLEGTVACNQTREIIGTFVAECRKFDLAKAEILNIVNIRPRNKPELFPLIEECESRKEDKAKELVETITRILPPHPSQVDEANEEAAEGEEEETEPEQAAEGEGEGEEETEP, encoded by the exons ATGAAAAT AATTGAGGCCAGCGCCGGTGCTCTCACTAATTTTGAATTGCTTGAACTCTTGAGATCAAGAGGGGCTGGAAAGGATGCCTCTCGAGTTATTGCAACCGTATCTCAATCTGAGTTCAAG GTTTTTGATTATTTAGAGGGGACTGTTGCTTGCAATCAAACAAGGGAAATTATCGGTACCTTTGTTGCTGAGTGCCGAAAATTTGACCTTGCAAAGGCAGAGATTCTTAATATTGTGAATATAAGACCAAGAAATAAACCTGAGCTTTTTCCG CTCATCGAGGAATGCGAGTCACGTAAGGAAGATAAGGCTAAAGAGCTTGTAGAGACCATCACAAGGATTTTGCCACCTCATCCGTCTCAGGTGGATGAAGCAAATGAGGAAGCTGCTGagggggaagaagaagagaccGAGCCTGAACAAGCTGctgaaggggaaggggaaggggaagaagagACTGAGCCTTAA
- the LOC121759545 gene encoding delta and Notch-like epidermal growth factor-related receptor isoform X1: MATVESAVFLAITLALGSACASASANFTFPFISSFGDEACKTNICGKGSCVPSNNSAFGFECQCQKGWKQSRPENDQFFKFLPCIVPDCNISFNCDKPPAPAPNLKNANQSVFDPCSWTDCGAGSCNNTSMFTHSCTCEGGYYNLFNSSSFPCYKECAMGGDCPNLGINLGNSSNPTPTGQGSSSVVGDSSSHAASSLITFSWLITIVATLAPFLWNYT; the protein is encoded by the exons ATGGCTACTGTTGAGTCCGCTGTTTTTCTTGCTATTACACTGGCTCTGGgatctgcctgcgcctccgcctccgccaaCTTCACCTTCCCATTTATCTCCTCATTCG GTGATGAAGCTTGCAAAACAAATATTTGTGGAAAGGGAAGCTGCGTGCCTTCGAATAATAGTGCTTTCGGATTCGAGTGTCAATGCCAAAAAGGCTGGAAGCAGTCTCGCCCTGAGAATGATCAGTTCTTCAAGTTCCTGCCTTGCATCGTTCCCGACT GTAATATCAGTTTCAACTGTGATAAACCTCCTGCTCCTGCACCCAATCTCAAGAATGCAAACCAATCAGTCTTTGATC CCTGCTCGTGGACTGATTGCGGAGCGGGCTCGTGCAACAACACCTCCATGTTCACACACTCGTGTACGTGCGAGGGGGGCTACTACAACTTGTTCAATTCCTCTTCCTTCCCGTGCTACAAAGAAT GCGCAATGGGAGGGGACTGCCCGAATCTGGGAATCAACCTGGGGAACTCATCAAACCCGACCCCCACGGGGCAGGGAAGCTCCAGTGTCGTTGGTGACAGTTCAAGCCACG CAGCATCAAGCTTGATCACCTTCAGTTGGCTGATTACCATAGTTGCAACATTGGCTCCATTTCTGTGGAACTACACTTGA